In a single window of the Terriglobus roseus genome:
- a CDS encoding bifunctional transaldolase/phosoglucose isomerase — translation MSSLDLQISLPSALQSTVTSTAAEWQSGGKLSRLWAKDASLWTSATGSDDESIWLGWLDIVERQQADLASFAALREDIRSTGFTHALLLGMGGSSLCPEVLSLTYGQQPGFPKLHIVDSTDPAQVAAARAAVDLKKTICIVSSKSGSTLEPNILKDYFFSEMAKEVGAGNAGKHFIAVTDPGSKMEAVAKADGFRHIFYGDKTIGGRFSALSNFGIVPAAVAGLDVPRFLAEAKRGVDVAHKADVASNAGALLGIVLGDAHNAGMDKLTFFTSKEIFDLGAWLEQLIAESTGKTGKGITPVDREPVGPPSVYGKDRVFAYIRLSTSDNAAQDAAVEALAAAGHPVVQFTIDDVYELPAIMFLWEIAVAVAGSVMGINTFNQPDVEAAKIETRKLTDEYTQTGKLAEHEPILDVDGIKLYADEAYGLTLSTTAGGKTLTEYLKAHLAQIKPHDYFATLAYIEMTEAHEELIQRFRMMVRDRETVATCLGFGPRFLHSTGQDYKGGPNTGVFLQITADHAADLAIPNARYTFGVVIDAQAAGDLAVLQQRGRRALRVHLGADVTKGLNALGVAMVEALA, via the coding sequence ATGAGCTCGTTAGATCTGCAGATTTCGCTCCCGTCCGCGCTCCAAAGCACCGTCACCAGCACCGCAGCCGAATGGCAATCGGGCGGTAAGCTAAGCCGTCTCTGGGCGAAGGATGCATCGCTCTGGACCTCCGCCACGGGCAGCGATGATGAATCGATCTGGCTCGGCTGGCTTGATATCGTGGAGCGCCAGCAGGCTGATCTCGCGTCTTTCGCCGCTTTGCGCGAAGACATTCGCAGCACCGGCTTCACTCACGCCCTGCTCCTCGGCATGGGCGGCTCGTCCCTTTGCCCTGAGGTTTTGTCGCTTACCTACGGCCAGCAGCCCGGCTTCCCCAAGCTGCACATCGTCGACTCGACCGATCCCGCGCAGGTCGCTGCCGCACGCGCCGCCGTCGATCTGAAGAAGACGATCTGCATCGTCTCGTCAAAGAGCGGATCCACCCTGGAGCCGAACATCCTGAAGGACTACTTTTTCAGCGAAATGGCGAAGGAAGTCGGTGCGGGCAATGCCGGCAAGCACTTCATCGCCGTGACCGATCCTGGCAGCAAGATGGAAGCAGTGGCAAAGGCCGACGGCTTCCGCCACATCTTCTATGGTGACAAGACCATCGGCGGCCGCTTCTCGGCTCTGTCCAACTTTGGTATCGTCCCCGCAGCCGTTGCCGGCCTGGATGTTCCGCGATTCCTCGCAGAGGCGAAGCGTGGGGTTGATGTCGCACACAAGGCCGACGTCGCCAGCAATGCGGGCGCGCTGCTGGGCATCGTTCTCGGCGACGCTCATAACGCCGGTATGGACAAGCTGACCTTCTTCACCTCGAAGGAGATCTTCGATCTGGGCGCATGGCTTGAGCAGTTGATCGCCGAGTCTACCGGCAAGACCGGCAAGGGCATCACGCCCGTCGACCGCGAGCCTGTCGGCCCGCCCAGTGTCTACGGCAAGGACCGCGTCTTCGCCTACATCCGTCTCAGCACCAGCGACAACGCTGCGCAGGACGCCGCTGTCGAAGCTCTCGCTGCGGCCGGTCATCCCGTGGTGCAATTCACCATCGATGACGTCTATGAGCTGCCCGCCATTATGTTCCTGTGGGAGATCGCTGTTGCCGTCGCCGGTTCGGTGATGGGCATCAACACCTTCAATCAGCCTGACGTGGAAGCAGCGAAAATCGAGACGCGCAAGCTGACCGATGAGTACACCCAGACCGGCAAGCTCGCTGAGCATGAGCCGATCCTCGACGTGGATGGCATCAAGCTCTATGCCGACGAAGCCTACGGCCTCACGCTGTCGACCACCGCAGGCGGCAAGACTCTTACCGAGTACCTGAAGGCGCATCTCGCGCAGATCAAGCCCCATGACTACTTCGCGACGCTCGCCTATATCGAGATGACTGAGGCGCATGAGGAATTGATCCAGCGCTTCCGCATGATGGTGCGTGACCGCGAAACGGTGGCTACCTGCCTTGGCTTCGGCCCGCGCTTCCTGCACTCGACCGGCCAGGACTACAAGGGCGGACCGAACACGGGAGTCTTCCTGCAAATCACCGCGGATCACGCAGCAGACCTTGCGATCCCGAATGCGCGATACACCTTCGGCGTTGTCATTGATGCACAGGCAGCAGGCGATCTCGCCGTACTGCAGCAGCGTGGACGTCGTGCACTGCGCGTGCACCTGGGCGCAGATGTGACCAAGGGCCTGAATGCTCTTGGTGTCGCGATGGTCGAAGCACTCGCGTAA
- a CDS encoding peroxiredoxin family protein — protein MPQLQSKLDEITHNTRKLVQPERLAISEQTIAELFETGIEDRVLAAGATAPEFTLPDAISGKPIRSTDLLALGPLVINFFRGRWDPYCVTELEVWRDLYPELRERGAFIVAISPETLRQSDFAVQQYGIPYPLLQDANSALAEQFGIAYSVSAALQRYYRSILVNIPFINSGKNVMAPVDDAVWKMPLPATFVVGQDGVIRFAEAHADFRVRPEPEDVLAAL, from the coding sequence ATGCCGCAATTGCAAAGCAAGCTCGACGAGATTACCCACAACACCCGCAAACTGGTGCAACCGGAACGACTGGCCATCAGCGAGCAGACGATCGCCGAGCTTTTCGAGACCGGCATTGAAGATCGGGTCTTGGCTGCAGGAGCGACAGCCCCGGAGTTCACGCTGCCGGACGCGATCTCCGGCAAGCCGATCCGGTCGACCGACCTGCTGGCGCTGGGGCCACTCGTCATCAACTTCTTCCGCGGTCGCTGGGATCCTTATTGCGTCACGGAGCTTGAGGTGTGGCGGGATCTGTATCCGGAACTGCGCGAGCGCGGTGCGTTCATCGTCGCCATCTCACCGGAGACGCTGCGCCAGAGCGACTTCGCCGTGCAGCAGTACGGCATTCCCTACCCTCTTCTGCAGGATGCCAACTCCGCACTGGCCGAGCAGTTCGGGATCGCATATAGCGTCTCCGCGGCACTGCAGCGTTATTACCGGTCCATCCTGGTAAACATTCCATTCATCAACAGCGGCAAGAACGTGATGGCTCCTGTGGACGACGCTGTCTGGAAGATGCCGCTGCCAGCAACGTTCGTCGTAGGGCAGGACGGTGTGATTCGCTTCGCCGAGGCACACGCGGACTTCAGAGTCCGGCCTGAGCCCGAGGACGTGCTCGCAGCTCTTTAG
- a CDS encoding VOC family protein, whose product MAVSASKITPFLWFDGNAEEAVDYYLSVFPNAKKTGGLTAPDGKAITVSFDLEGLTFTALNGGPHHKFNKAVSFVVHCEDQEEIDYYWDKLTADGGCEVQCGWLDDKFGLSWQIVPDNIFHLLKHPKAMQAMMQMKKFIIADLEAAARE is encoded by the coding sequence ATGGCTGTTTCAGCTTCAAAGATTACCCCTTTCCTTTGGTTCGACGGCAATGCCGAGGAGGCCGTCGACTATTACCTTTCCGTCTTCCCGAATGCGAAGAAGACCGGAGGCCTGACAGCCCCTGACGGCAAGGCGATTACGGTTTCGTTTGATCTGGAGGGTTTGACCTTCACGGCGTTGAATGGTGGACCACACCACAAGTTCAATAAGGCCGTCTCCTTTGTCGTTCATTGTGAGGACCAGGAGGAGATCGACTATTACTGGGACAAGCTGACAGCGGACGGTGGCTGCGAGGTGCAGTGCGGCTGGCTGGACGACAAGTTCGGTCTGTCGTGGCAGATCGTCCCGGACAACATCTTCCATCTCCTGAAACACCCGAAGGCAATGCAGGCGATGATGCAGATGAAGAAGTTCATCATCGCCGACCTGGAAGCCGCGGCTCGGGAGTGA
- a CDS encoding dienelactone hydrolase family protein — protein MRLSLKTAAAAVIVCASTAVIHAQDWAVKKLDASPRHHEYVTLQAGGKPIQAFVVYPEVKNKATAVVLIPEIFGLSAWAKTMADDLAAAGYVVIAPDVLSGMGPNGGGTDSFASMDAVTKAVSGLDNSVVMADLDAAADYIKKVPAANGKLAVTGFCWGGGKSFAFATHRKDLSAAFVFYGPPPSDADMANINVPIYGFYAGNDARIDATIPATITAMKAAGKTYEPVTYDGAGHGFMRAGVDPTNTVEGNKTAREQGFARMKAELAKIDKMPAGKPHAALYSPVPRKKAVADKASAMQCHDMNMSGM, from the coding sequence ATGAGACTCAGTCTGAAGACCGCCGCAGCAGCCGTTATCGTTTGCGCCTCCACCGCCGTCATCCATGCGCAGGACTGGGCTGTGAAAAAGCTGGACGCATCGCCTCGCCACCACGAGTACGTCACGCTGCAGGCTGGCGGCAAGCCGATCCAGGCCTTCGTCGTCTACCCCGAAGTGAAGAACAAGGCGACCGCCGTGGTGCTGATCCCGGAGATCTTCGGCCTGAGCGCGTGGGCGAAGACCATGGCCGACGATCTGGCTGCCGCGGGCTATGTTGTGATCGCGCCCGATGTGCTGAGCGGCATGGGTCCGAATGGTGGCGGCACGGATTCGTTTGCCAGCATGGATGCGGTGACGAAGGCTGTCAGCGGCCTCGACAACAGCGTTGTCATGGCCGACCTGGACGCGGCCGCGGACTACATCAAGAAGGTTCCTGCTGCGAATGGCAAGTTGGCCGTCACTGGATTCTGCTGGGGAGGCGGCAAGAGCTTCGCGTTTGCTACACATCGGAAAGATCTGAGCGCGGCGTTCGTCTTCTATGGCCCACCACCAAGCGATGCCGACATGGCGAATATCAACGTGCCCATCTACGGCTTCTACGCGGGTAACGATGCGCGTATCGATGCGACCATCCCTGCGACCATTACCGCGATGAAGGCCGCCGGCAAGACCTACGAGCCGGTCACGTATGACGGTGCGGGCCACGGCTTTATGCGTGCCGGCGTGGATCCGACGAACACGGTCGAGGGCAACAAGACGGCCCGTGAGCAGGGCTTTGCGCGGATGAAGGCGGAGCTGGCGAAGATCGACAAGATGCCTGCCGGCAAGCCCCATGCTGCGCTGTATTCGCCCGTGCCGCGGAAGAAGGCTGTCGCGGACAAGGCGAGCGCGATGCAGTGCCATGACATGAACATGAGCGGCATGTAG
- a CDS encoding VIT1/CCC1 transporter family protein, translating into MATQTQRVDTLKEVFADEQKFLLRIVQPGLVGLMDGSVSTLAPIFATAFATHSSRTAFLIGAAAAVGAGISMAFSEGLSDDGELTGRGSPIVRGLVTGLMTFIGGFLHTLPFLIANVHTALIYAYLVVGVELMVISWVRYRFMKTSFSLSILQVVVGGGLVFLSGILIGQS; encoded by the coding sequence ATGGCTACGCAGACACAGCGTGTTGACACGCTTAAGGAAGTGTTCGCAGACGAGCAAAAGTTCCTGCTTCGCATCGTGCAGCCAGGCCTCGTAGGCCTGATGGATGGGTCCGTATCAACACTGGCGCCCATCTTCGCCACAGCCTTTGCAACGCATAGTTCCAGGACAGCATTTCTCATTGGCGCGGCTGCTGCGGTCGGTGCGGGCATCTCCATGGCCTTCTCCGAAGGCTTGTCCGATGACGGTGAACTTACGGGTCGCGGCAGTCCCATCGTCCGGGGCCTCGTCACGGGCCTGATGACGTTCATCGGCGGCTTCCTCCACACGCTGCCGTTCCTCATTGCAAATGTTCACACGGCCCTGATCTATGCGTACCTGGTGGTCGGCGTCGAACTGATGGTGATCTCCTGGGTTCGCTATCGCTTCATGAAGACGAGCTTCAGTCTGTCGATTCTTCAGGTCGTCGTTGGCGGCGGACTCGTCTTCCTCTCCGGCATCCTGATTGGACAGTCCTAA
- the ffh gene encoding signal recognition particle protein: MFENLQEKLQRTFKNLRGQGTITDENISEALREIRLALLESDVNLTVVKATIDHIREKAIGTQVATALSPTEQIIKIVHDELVEILGKDTAKFKFSSQPPSVILMAGLQGSGKTTTAGKLAAWLKKGGHRPMLVSVDVYRPAAREQLAIVAKSVGAQIYIGKTGEVEAGTPLVERLAKEALREARNFGNDVLIVDTAGRLGIDTALMEEMSKLKALLNPSEILFVADAMTGQDAVNSADAFHKQLGITGVVLTKMDGDARGGAALSIRNVTGAPVKFLGTGEKPDAFEPFHPDRIVSRIMGMGDLQTLLERAEEKLDRGKAEEFAKKALSGDGFSLEDFRDQLRQIKKMGSMQSILKMMPSVGPFQGLQQAAENVDEGQLTRTEAIINSMTTKERLNHEIISGSRRKRIAAGSGTSVQEVNQLLKQYGQMRKMFKGLGSGGGKMQRRLMSQMGSMGRGGGGFGR; this comes from the coding sequence ATGTTTGAAAACCTCCAGGAAAAGCTTCAGCGCACCTTTAAGAACCTTCGCGGCCAGGGCACCATCACGGACGAGAACATCTCCGAGGCGCTGCGGGAAATTCGCCTCGCCCTGCTTGAGTCCGACGTTAACCTGACCGTCGTCAAAGCGACGATCGACCACATCCGCGAGAAGGCCATCGGCACGCAGGTAGCAACCGCCCTGTCGCCGACCGAGCAGATCATCAAGATCGTGCACGATGAGCTGGTCGAGATCCTCGGCAAGGACACGGCGAAGTTCAAATTCAGCTCGCAGCCGCCGTCGGTCATTTTGATGGCGGGCTTGCAGGGTTCTGGTAAGACGACCACCGCGGGCAAGCTGGCCGCGTGGCTGAAGAAGGGTGGACACCGGCCCATGCTGGTGTCGGTCGACGTCTACCGCCCGGCCGCGCGTGAGCAGCTGGCTATCGTCGCCAAGAGCGTTGGCGCACAGATTTACATCGGCAAAACCGGCGAAGTAGAAGCCGGCACGCCGCTAGTCGAGCGGCTGGCGAAGGAAGCACTGCGCGAAGCTCGGAACTTTGGCAACGACGTACTGATCGTCGATACCGCCGGCCGACTTGGCATCGACACCGCGCTGATGGAGGAGATGAGCAAGCTGAAGGCGCTGCTCAATCCCTCGGAGATTCTGTTTGTTGCGGATGCGATGACCGGCCAGGACGCTGTGAATTCTGCCGATGCCTTTCACAAGCAGCTTGGCATCACCGGTGTTGTGCTGACGAAGATGGACGGCGATGCTCGCGGTGGCGCGGCGCTTTCGATCCGCAATGTCACAGGCGCACCCGTAAAGTTCCTGGGTACCGGTGAGAAACCGGATGCATTCGAACCCTTCCACCCGGACCGTATCGTTTCGCGCATCATGGGCATGGGCGATCTGCAGACGCTGCTGGAACGCGCGGAAGAGAAGCTCGATCGCGGCAAGGCAGAGGAGTTCGCGAAGAAGGCTCTGAGCGGTGATGGCTTCTCGCTCGAAGACTTCCGTGACCAGCTTCGCCAGATCAAGAAGATGGGCTCCATGCAGTCGATCCTGAAGATGATGCCGAGCGTTGGCCCCTTCCAGGGTCTGCAACAGGCAGCAGAGAACGTGGACGAGGGCCAGTTGACGCGGACCGAGGCCATCATCAACTCGATGACGACCAAGGAGCGGCTGAACCACGAGATCATCAGCGGATCGCGGCGTAAGCGGATTGCTGCGGGCAGCGGTACGTCGGTTCAGGAAGTGAACCAGTTGCTGAAGCAGTACGGCCAGATGCGCAAGATGTTCAAAGGCCTGGGCAGCGGCGGTGGCAAAATGCAGCGTCGCCTGATGAGCCAGATGGGCAGCATGGGACGTGGCGGCGGTGGTTTCGGCCGCTAG
- a CDS encoding DinB family protein — translation MAEHEVEPWLRGTHTDIDPVRRAVVHALELAEEDVHRWTRDLDSEALELEPLGLPSVAFQMRHIARSIDRLTTYASAGSLSEDQLLALGTERTPGNNREALFQEFTASVRDVRRFVMTLPLEDLIKPRSVGRAGLPTTLAGLMIHIAEHTQRHTGQLITTAKVVMALRDAQGS, via the coding sequence ATGGCTGAGCACGAAGTAGAACCATGGCTGCGTGGTACCCACACGGACATCGATCCGGTCCGCCGGGCGGTCGTACATGCTCTGGAACTGGCCGAGGAGGATGTCCATCGATGGACGCGCGATTTGGACAGTGAGGCTTTGGAACTTGAGCCGCTCGGGTTACCCTCCGTTGCCTTCCAGATGCGTCATATCGCCCGCAGCATTGACCGCCTGACGACCTACGCCAGTGCAGGGAGCCTGTCGGAAGACCAGTTGCTGGCTCTGGGGACAGAGCGGACGCCCGGCAATAATCGAGAGGCGCTCTTCCAGGAGTTCACCGCGTCAGTCCGGGATGTAAGGCGATTCGTGATGACTTTGCCTCTCGAGGATCTGATCAAGCCCCGCAGCGTGGGACGCGCGGGTCTACCAACGACACTGGCGGGGTTGATGATCCATATCGCCGAACACACGCAGCGCCACACGGGACAACTGATCACAACGGCCAAGGTTGTGATGGCGCTGCGCGATGCGCAGGGCAGCTAA
- a CDS encoding DUF3311 domain-containing protein produces MDRDEQTSGPNRALWLLVIPVLALIFPGLYNHETPTLFGFPFFYWYQLAWVFVATAVLGLVYKLTKS; encoded by the coding sequence ATGGATCGTGACGAGCAAACATCCGGACCGAACAGGGCTCTTTGGCTGCTGGTTATTCCTGTGCTCGCGCTGATTTTTCCCGGCCTGTATAACCACGAGACGCCCACGCTCTTCGGCTTTCCATTCTTTTACTGGTATCAGTTGGCATGGGTGTTTGTGGCGACGGCGGTGCTTGGGCTTGTCTACAAACTGACAAAAAGCTAG
- the mazG gene encoding nucleoside triphosphate pyrophosphohydrolase encodes MIDNSSAQAAGEAFAEAVRIMAQLRGPGGCPWDREQTMDSIKPHTLEETYEVFDAIDRRAWPELRDELGDLLLQVIFYAQIAADDAHFNIEEVVLGLSAKLIRRHPHIFADAVAETASDVNRTWEAVKQQERAGKPKCDEGLMADVPQFMPALVEARKLGSKAAKVGFDWPDVTGLFDKVQEEIAEVRAEVTESPDVAKLEEEIGDLYFVLTNLSRHLQVDPEQALRKANAKFRRRFRAMEVEAGDAFEGLSLQEKDTLWDNAKAAERQA; translated from the coding sequence ATGATCGACAACTCATCGGCACAGGCAGCAGGCGAAGCCTTCGCAGAAGCCGTCCGCATCATGGCGCAACTCCGTGGTCCGGGCGGTTGCCCGTGGGATCGCGAACAGACGATGGATTCCATCAAGCCGCATACGCTTGAAGAGACTTACGAAGTTTTCGATGCCATCGATCGCCGCGCATGGCCCGAACTGCGCGATGAACTCGGCGACCTGCTGCTGCAGGTCATTTTCTATGCGCAGATCGCTGCGGACGACGCCCACTTCAACATTGAGGAGGTCGTGCTCGGCCTCAGCGCGAAGCTCATCCGTCGTCATCCACATATCTTCGCGGACGCTGTCGCTGAGACCGCCAGTGACGTGAATCGCACGTGGGAAGCGGTCAAGCAGCAGGAGCGAGCAGGAAAGCCCAAGTGCGACGAGGGCCTGATGGCCGATGTGCCGCAGTTCATGCCGGCACTCGTTGAAGCGCGCAAGCTAGGCTCCAAAGCAGCTAAGGTAGGCTTCGACTGGCCCGACGTCACAGGCCTCTTCGACAAGGTGCAGGAAGAGATCGCAGAGGTCCGCGCGGAAGTTACTGAATCGCCCGACGTCGCGAAGCTGGAAGAGGAAATCGGCGATCTGTACTTCGTCCTCACAAACCTGTCAAGGCACTTACAGGTCGATCCGGAGCAGGCACTGCGCAAGGCGAATGCAAAGTTTCGCCGACGCTTTCGTGCCATGGAAGTGGAAGCAGGAGATGCTTTTGAAGGACTGTCCTTACAGGAAAAAGACACGCTATGGGACAACGCAAAGGCAGCGGAGAGGCAGGCATGA